In the Microcaecilia unicolor chromosome 10, aMicUni1.1, whole genome shotgun sequence genome, one interval contains:
- the LOC115479306 gene encoding carboxypeptidase N subunit 2-like encodes MHLDFLISFLLFLDLSMCAPSCEKEYECPKEYQDVYEKKEITHIPKTTRPGVTEMFFVQTSISAIPTGAFRKMPELERLFFISNQINTIEAGAFDNLLKLHELEISANTELEKVKVGVFRNLEHLRKLILKNNKISMIEKGVFDALMNLEELYLNVNEISSLPMGIFDPLFNLTLLHLAKNKITSLSKDSFVNLHNLKVLRLYDNQLSDLPEGLLDSQSGLKELSLANNKIKSLPASLLSNLPHLEKLFLEKNLIEELPNEMFFGLKSTKQLKMNENQLQMLPVLDYMPLLTNLELSNNNLTTLPNEVFRNLTSLDKLILSKNKITSLPSGIFVGLNKVSTLNVELNNLKSLEPGVFSSLPALKTLNLRNNQLESIPEGLFDNLPNLSTLFLSDNPWLCDCHLYYLHSWIRNHQEKVKSHSKVTCENPEHLRGKSITSVPKDQLICLPVSGTTFTALRTEMSTRMLISSAQTTLLTVPMHTTSIKTTRNPTTELIATTVKPKHHKITTVIPTILQITTAITPTAEITTLLIRTPQPVTTSLSTTPQGTSTVIPAIVRMTSSVIPTTSEMSTTAIPTTSQATTTVIPTTFQVTSIVIPTTSQMSTTAIPTTSQVTTTVIPTTIPITSQAPTTAILTTPEITTTAIPTSLMEALSSTSFDPTSIVSSSERFTTMLSTVPSTIRHEKTSTGLPPFETTTAGEMTLLSSTSNSTLEQVLFKTSTATTTYALEATSTSFGASQPSTISGTSITLLTKSTQWQPITLATTQINADEFTPYLLVSLPSRSRAWMFPLGANLHYCQLFLVSYLSMLLVEICCAMFLLKFAYTLYKEIQHEQVPADPAKLLNIP; translated from the coding sequence ATGCATCTGGATTTCCTTATTTCATTTCTTCTATTTCTCGATCTTTCCATGTGTGCACCATCTTGTGAGAAAGAATATGAGTGTCCGAAAGAGTATCAGGATGTCTATGAAAAGAAAGAAATTACGCACATACCAAAGACGACCAGACCAGGTGTCACCGAAATGTTTTTTGTGCAAACTAGCATATCAGCCATCCCAACAGGAGCTTTCAGAAAAATGCCCGAGTTGGAAAGATTGTTCTTTATAAGCAACCAGATCAACACGATTGAAGCTGGTGCCTTCGACAACTTGCTGAAACTTCATGAGCTTGAGATATCGGCCAATACGGAGTTAGAGAAAGTGAAGGTAGGGGTCTTTAGAAACCTCGAACATCTGAGGAAGTTGATtctcaaaaataataaaatcagcATGATTGAGAAAGGAGTTTTTGATGCCCTGATGAATTTAGAAGAACTGTACCTAAATGTCAAtgaaatttcttctctccctatGGGTATATTTGACCCTCTTTTTAATCTAACACTCTTACACTTGGCCAAGAATAAGATCACCAGTCTTTCAAAAGACTCTTTCGTTAACCTCCATAATCTAAAAGTGTTGAGGTTATATGACAATCAGCTCAGTGATCTTCCTGAGGGTCTTCTGGACAGTCAATCTGGTCTCAAAGAGCTCAGCCTCGCAAACAACAAAATCAAATCATTGCCAGCTTCCTTGTTGTCCAACCTGCCCCATCTGGAGAAACTTTTCTTAGAAAAAAACTTGATTGAGGAACTGCCAAACGAAATGTTTTTTGGTCTAAAATCTACGAAACAACTGAAGATGAATGAAAACCAGTTGCAAATGCTCCCAGTACTGGATTACATGCCTCTGCTCACTAATTTGGAGTTAAGTAATAACAATTTGACAACACTTCCAAATGAAGTCTTCAGGAACCTTACTTCTTTAGATAAGCTAATCCTTTCTAAAAACAAAATCACTTCTTTACCCAGTGGAATTTTTGTTGGTCTAAATAAAGTCTCTACACTGAATGTAGAACTGAATAATCTTAAATCCCTCGAGCCTGgggttttctcctctcttccagctttGAAAACTCTGAATCTTCGTAACAACCAATTGGAAAGTATCCCTGAAGGACTTTTTGACAATTTGCCGAATCTTTCAACGTTGTTTCTAAGTGATAATCCCTGGCTATGTGACTGTCATTTGTACTATCTTCACAGCTGGATTCGAAATCATCAAGAAAAGGTGAAATCACACTCTAAAGTGACGTGTGAAAATCCTGAACACCTAAGGGGAAAATCTATTACTTCAGTACCAAAAGATCAGTTAATTTGCTTACCTGTTTCAGGCACAACATTTACAGCTTTAAGAACTGAGATGAGTACTAGGATGCTCATTTCTTCTGCACAAACTACTTTATTGACTGTCCCAATGCATACTACATCTATAAAAACAACTAGAAATCCTACAACTGAATTAATTGCTACAACTGTGAAGCCAAAACATCACAAAATTACAACAGTGATTCCCACAATCCTTCAAATCACTACAGCCATTACGCCTACAGCAGAAATCACTACTCTGTTAATAAGAACACCTCAACCAGTTACTACATCATTATCAACAACCCCTCAAGGCACTTCTACAGTAATACCAGCAATAGTTCGAATGACTAGTTCAGTAATACCTACAACATCTGAGATGAGTACTACTGCAATACCAACAACTTCTCAAGCTACTACTACAGTAATACCAACAACATTTCAAGTAACTAGTATAGTAATACCTACAACGTCTCAAATGAGTACTACTGCAATACCAACAACTTCTCAAGTTACGACTACAGTAATTCCAACAACAATTCCTATAACCTCTCAAGCTCCTACAACAGCAATTCTTACAACTCCTGAAATCACTACTACAGCAATTCCAACATCTTTGATGGAAGCACTTTCATCTACTAGTTTTGACCCAACCAGTATTGTTTCAAGTTCGGAGAGGTTTACCACAATGCTTAGCACAGTTCCCTCAACAATAAGGCATGAAAAAACAAGTACTGGGCTACCTCCATTTGAAACTACCACTGCAGGAGAAATGACTCTGCTGTCTTCAACCTCAAACTCAACTTTGGAACAAGTTCTATTTAAGACATCAACAGCCACCACCACCTATGCACTGGAAGCAACATCTACTTCTTTTGGAGCTTCACAGCCATCAACAATAAGTGGAACAAGCATAACTTTATTGACAAAATCCACACAATGGCAACCTATCACATTAGCAACCACACAGATAAATGCTGATGAATTCACTCCTTACCTCTTGGTTTCCTTACCTTCACGGTCACGAGCATGGATGTTTCCTTTAGGGGCCAATCTCCACTACTGTCAGTTGTTCCTGGTTTCATATTTGTCTATGCTGCTCGTGGAAATCTGCTGTGCTATGTTTTTATTGAAATTTGCATATACGCTTTACAAAGAAATTCAACATGAACAAGTGCCTGCAGACCCTGCAAAGCTACTAAATATACCCTAG